Genomic DNA from uncultured Desulfuromusa sp.:
AAACTCATTTTGAAATCAAAAAGGTATAATCTCTTTATGTCTATTGTCGTGATGATCGTTGTCCTGCTTGCTGCTTTATTGCATGCCTCCTGGAATTTCTTTGTCAAAAATACCGAAGACAAATCTCTCAGTATGAGCGCAGTTGTTGTGGGGCATGCGCCTTTTGCTCTGGCTGCGATTTTAATTTCGCCACTCCCCGACATCAAGTCGCTGCCTTATATATTTGCAGGTGCGTTACTGCATGTCGGTTATCAACTTTTTTTATTAACCTCTTATCGCATCGGTGATCTGAGTCTGGTCTATCCTTTGGCGCGTGGTTCTTCTCCTTTGATTGTCGCTGGAATCTCGGTTGTATTTCTGGGCGTGCATCTTTCATGGCTTGAGCTGACAGCCGTGATGACCATTGGTGCCGGTATTATGAGTCTGACTCTGGTGCGTCGTGCGGACGGGCTTCGCAATGGTCATGCTGCATTACTGGCCATAATCACCGGTGGATTTATCGCTTCCTATTCGCTTGTGGATGGTATGGGGGCACGTGAAGCAGGGACTGCACTTGGTTTCTATGGTTGTTTGTCCATCGTCAATGCCGTTATTTTTGCAGTCACGATGAGAATTTTTCACCCTGGTACGATAACAAGATTGGTTTACAAGGACTGGCGGCTCGCACTTCGTGGGGGCGGAGCCTCGTTTTTTGCGTACGCAATGGTGACCTGGGCCTTTACCGTAGCTCCGATACCTTTAGTTACTGCTTTGCGTGAAACTAGTATCATATTTGCGCTTTTGCTCGGTGTCTTTGTTCTCAAAGAACGGCTTGATCTTATGAAAGTGTTTGCCACGGTCTGTACTCTTTTGGGGATTGGTCTGCTGCGGATCAATCGCTAAGTTTTTGCGTTGGATTCAGCAAAAAGTTCAAAGAATTACGATGTTGGGGGGCTTTCACTTTCTTTCCTGCCGAATACCCGTTTCCCCTTTAAAATCTGTCAGTTTCCCGGTCTTCAACTTGCACTTTGGTTGTTTCTTCACGATTCTGATCAAGCCATTCTGAATCTATTGTCAACCGGTTAGGGTTTCAAACGTTGGCATGTAAAGTAGAGCCCTTAAACTCAATCAGGGTCTACAGAGGAAAGGGGGGATCAGCTAAGCAGCGTTTTTCCGGCGAAATTTTTCCGGCAGTCAATCTATTTGACAAGGGCTCTTTATTGGTTGGTAGCGTAAAGATACATCCCTTTTAAAGGAGGTTGAAAATGAAAAATTGTGGAAGAATAATGTTGTTTCTATCCCTCTGCCTGGTCATCGGGACACCGGTCATGGCAGGGTTAACCCCGGTAGAAAAGCTTGGAGAGCTGCTCTACTTTGACAAACACCTCTCATTGAATGGAAACCAGTCCTGTGCCACCTGCCACCACCCCAGCGCTGGTTATGCCGATCCGTTGAATGCCGAATTTCCCTACGATTATCCCGTTTCTTTTGGTTCCGATCCCTTTCTAAACGGCGGGCGCAATGCGCCAACATCCTCCTATGCGGCGTTTATTCCACTTTTTACCTGGGATGCGACGCAAAACCAGTTCCAAGGTGGTCAATTCTGGGATGGCAGGGCCGATACCCTGAAAGATCAGGCCAAGGGACCGTTTCTCAATCCGGTTGAGATGGGCATGCTGGATGAGGCCTACGTCATTGCTGCAATGGTTGATCAGGACAACAAGAGGGCCAACGATTACCAGCGCTTGTTTAT
This window encodes:
- a CDS encoding DMT family transporter; the protein is MSIVVMIVVLLAALLHASWNFFVKNTEDKSLSMSAVVVGHAPFALAAILISPLPDIKSLPYIFAGALLHVGYQLFLLTSYRIGDLSLVYPLARGSSPLIVAGISVVFLGVHLSWLELTAVMTIGAGIMSLTLVRRADGLRNGHAALLAIITGGFIASYSLVDGMGAREAGTALGFYGCLSIVNAVIFAVTMRIFHPGTITRLVYKDWRLALRGGGASFFAYAMVTWAFTVAPIPLVTALRETSIIFALLLGVFVLKERLDLMKVFATVCTLLGIGLLRINR